Proteins encoded in a region of the Nitrospirota bacterium genome:
- a CDS encoding MBL fold metallo-hydrolase, which yields MIPPMIRKTFSVPPLGCNCSIIGDPVTKQAIVVDPGGAHERILREVQQLGLTVTHILHTHAHFDHFLASGEMKKATGAAICLHQDDLELWKNLEIQCQMFGVAYVPVPLPDYWIKDEEKLLVGQMSAVAIHTPGHTPGSMSFHFPNDNMVVAGDTLFRGSIGRTDLWGGNFDAIEQSIRERLYTLADTTRVVTGHGPETEIGVEKETNQFFRL from the coding sequence ATGATTCCGCCGATGATCCGAAAAACATTTTCCGTCCCGCCTCTCGGCTGCAATTGCTCCATCATTGGCGATCCGGTGACGAAACAGGCGATCGTCGTCGATCCCGGCGGCGCGCATGAACGAATCTTGCGCGAGGTGCAGCAGCTCGGTCTAACGGTCACGCATATTCTCCACACCCATGCCCATTTCGACCATTTTCTCGCATCCGGAGAAATGAAGAAGGCGACGGGGGCGGCGATCTGCCTGCATCAGGACGATCTTGAGCTCTGGAAGAATCTTGAAATACAATGTCAGATGTTCGGCGTGGCCTATGTGCCGGTTCCGCTGCCGGATTATTGGATCAAGGATGAAGAGAAGCTGTTGGTCGGCCAGATGTCTGCGGTCGCCATCCATACGCCGGGCCACACGCCCGGCTCCATGAGTTTTCATTTCCCGAACGACAACATGGTTGTCGCCGGCGACACGCTCTTCCGCGGCAGCATCGGGCGGACTGATCTCTGGGGCGGGAATTTCGATGCCATCGAGCAATCGATTCGAGAACGGCTCTATACCCTGGCTGACACCACGAGGGTGGTGACGGGGCATGGACCGGAAACTGAGATCGGAGTGGAAAAAGAGACGAATCAGTTTTTCCGTCTTTAG
- a CDS encoding class I SAM-dependent methyltransferase, with product MDLRSSPHDSTTQLVLQTIAAYERSATDCLARWSKRRHRQPPLLADWLAHLPVGARLLDLGCGGGQDAGELRKRGYRVVGLDRTRALLAAGRCRDPSLPLVLADLRQLPFQAMSFDGLWAAASLMHLPKPVARLVLTDLCRHVRPGGFLAATVTYGMKSGIVTDGWVPGRYFARWKKDELARAIRRAGWEILELRVVTNCERKGRWLNLLAQRLG from the coding sequence ATGGATCTTCGCAGCTCGCCTCACGATAGCACAACGCAACTGGTCTTGCAGACGATCGCCGCCTATGAACGGTCCGCAACGGACTGTCTTGCCCGGTGGAGCAAACGACGGCATCGACAACCGCCGTTACTGGCCGATTGGCTGGCGCATCTGCCTGTCGGTGCGAGATTGCTGGATCTCGGTTGTGGGGGCGGGCAGGATGCAGGCGAGCTTCGGAAGCGTGGGTACCGCGTTGTGGGGTTGGATCGTACCAGGGCGTTGCTCGCAGCGGGACGATGCCGAGATCCTTCGTTGCCGTTGGTCCTGGCCGATCTCCGTCAGCTCCCATTTCAAGCCATGTCGTTCGATGGCCTCTGGGCTGCCGCTTCGCTGATGCACCTTCCGAAACCGGTTGCACGGCTGGTCCTGACCGATCTGTGCAGGCATGTTCGTCCAGGCGGCTTCTTGGCCGCGACGGTGACCTATGGCATGAAGAGCGGCATCGTAACGGATGGATGGGTTCCCGGTCGCTATTTCGCTCGTTGGAAGAAGGACGAACTCGCTCGTGCGATTCGCCGAGCCGGATGGGAAATTCTTGAATTGCGGGTGGTGACGAACTGCGAGCGTAAGGGCCGGTGGCTGAATCTCCTTGCGCAGAGACTAGGCTAG
- a CDS encoding PEGA domain-containing protein, producing MRHGKRWHGGLVLCALIGGLSGCGTWMHSDKQSVTIFTNPPETTVVIDDYLHLTAPGTVTLSRKGNHLAQVNKEGYEPTSFKIDRTWSWWVLGDIFGCFIFFSPICIMNDIDQGGYYTFDDKIYLTLERRAESAPSTSK from the coding sequence ATGCGGCACGGCAAACGGTGGCACGGTGGGCTCGTCCTCTGCGCCCTCATCGGAGGGCTCTCGGGCTGCGGAACCTGGATGCATTCCGACAAGCAGTCCGTCACCATTTTCACCAACCCGCCGGAAACCACCGTCGTTATCGACGACTATCTGCACCTCACCGCGCCAGGCACCGTCACGCTCAGCCGCAAAGGCAACCACCTCGCGCAGGTGAACAAGGAGGGCTATGAACCGACCTCGTTCAAAATCGATCGCACCTGGTCCTGGTGGGTCCTCGGCGACATCTTCGGCTGCTTTATTTTCTTTTCACCCATTTGCATCATGAACGACATCGACCAGGGCGGCTACTATACCTTCGACGACAAGATCTATCTGACGCTTGAACGCCGTGCAGAATCTGCGCCATCCACATCGAAATAG
- the trpS gene encoding tryptophan--tRNA ligase, which translates to MTSPKKRVLSGMQPSGLLHLGNYLGALENWKGLQNDYQCYFFVADWHALSSNYADTSRIREFVRELLIDWLAAGIDPAKATVFVQSRIPEHAVLHLLLSMMTPVSWLERNPTYKEKQEEIKDRDMTTYGFLGYPVLQAADILLYKPDFVPVGKDQLPHLELTRELARRFNGLYKPVFPEPMEQLTKYPKVLGTDGRKMSKSYGNTINLSDTEPVVRQKLKTMVTDPARVRRHDPGNPDLCPVYDFHKIFSLPMIQEQINTECRTAAIGCIDCKKLVADRVVERMTPMWDARAVLSKDPAYLNDIVTEGSRKAGEVAKATLHDVNEAMNISMG; encoded by the coding sequence ATGACGTCACCCAAGAAACGAGTCCTCAGCGGCATGCAGCCGAGCGGGCTGCTCCATCTCGGCAACTATCTCGGCGCGTTGGAGAACTGGAAAGGCCTTCAGAACGACTACCAATGCTATTTCTTCGTCGCAGACTGGCATGCCCTCTCGTCGAACTATGCCGACACCAGTCGCATCCGTGAATTCGTCCGGGAGTTATTGATCGACTGGCTGGCCGCGGGCATCGATCCTGCGAAAGCGACGGTCTTCGTGCAATCGAGGATTCCGGAACATGCAGTGCTGCATCTTTTACTTTCGATGATGACGCCCGTCTCCTGGCTGGAGCGAAACCCGACCTACAAGGAAAAGCAGGAAGAGATTAAAGATCGCGACATGACCACCTACGGATTTCTCGGCTATCCGGTCCTGCAAGCCGCGGATATCCTCCTCTACAAGCCCGATTTCGTACCGGTAGGGAAAGACCAACTCCCGCATTTGGAACTCACCAGAGAGCTGGCCCGCCGCTTCAACGGCCTCTACAAACCGGTGTTCCCGGAACCCATGGAACAACTGACCAAGTATCCGAAAGTGCTCGGCACGGACGGCCGGAAGATGAGCAAGAGCTACGGCAACACGATCAATCTCTCCGACACCGAACCGGTCGTGCGCCAAAAACTCAAGACGATGGTCACCGATCCCGCTCGTGTCCGGCGCCATGACCCAGGAAACCCGGACCTCTGCCCCGTGTACGATTTTCACAAAATATTTTCATTGCCGATGATTCAGGAGCAGATTAATACGGAATGCCGGACCGCTGCCATCGGCTGCATCGACTGCAAGAAGCTTGTGGCCGATCGAGTCGTGGAACGGATGACGCCGATGTGGGACGCGCGGGCGGTCCTGAGCAAAGATCCCGCATATCTGAACGACATCGTGACCGAGGGCAGCCGCAAGGCCGGCGAAGTCGCCAAAGCAACCCTCCACGACGTGAACGAAGCGATGAACATTTCAATGGGGTGA
- a CDS encoding site-2 protease family protein, producing the protein MNSLPQILHTLSYMGLPLLLAMVLHEYAHGWVAYRCGDSTAKLQGRLTMNPLAHIDPFGTIILPLICLAIPGGFFLGWAKPVPVDPRCMHQPRRDMALVAAAGPAMNLALAIVSALLFAILLSIEPTVGDYWAASGEASSPDTWRGKLLLPIAVMAVYSVLINVLLMLFNLLPLPPLDGGRILTSLLPPTAAMALMRAEPYGMFILMGLIILDPQIHLIHTVTGTLTNSLSNTILSTAVGLGTGNTP; encoded by the coding sequence ATGAATTCTTTACCGCAAATCCTCCACACGCTTTCGTACATGGGCCTCCCGCTCCTCCTTGCCATGGTCTTGCATGAATATGCCCATGGCTGGGTCGCCTATCGCTGCGGGGATTCAACCGCCAAACTCCAAGGCCGGCTCACGATGAATCCGCTGGCACATATCGACCCATTCGGCACTATCATCCTGCCGCTGATCTGCCTGGCCATACCGGGAGGCTTCTTCCTCGGGTGGGCCAAACCGGTCCCCGTCGACCCTCGCTGCATGCATCAACCACGTCGCGATATGGCACTCGTCGCAGCCGCAGGCCCGGCCATGAATCTCGCGCTGGCCATCGTGAGCGCCCTGCTCTTCGCCATCCTCCTGTCGATCGAGCCCACAGTCGGAGACTACTGGGCCGCGTCGGGAGAGGCCAGTTCGCCGGACACGTGGCGCGGCAAACTGCTACTGCCTATCGCCGTGATGGCAGTCTACTCCGTCTTGATTAACGTGCTCTTGATGCTCTTCAACTTGTTGCCGCTGCCGCCCCTGGATGGCGGAAGGATTCTCACCAGTCTGCTCCCGCCCACGGCAGCGATGGCCCTCATGCGCGCGGAGCCCTATGGCATGTTCATCCTGATGGGATTGATCATCTTGGATCCACAAATCCACCTGATCCATACCGTCACCGGCACCTTGACCAATAGTCTGTCCAACACGATTCTCTCCACCGCCGTCGGTCTCGGCACAGGAAATACACCATGA
- a CDS encoding penicillin-binding protein activator → MARPLIATPPQRISPLLACRCPALALACVLLWPIGFAFSPAVHAQTGTPATASHPTLTQAKRLIDTERAEEAITLLRRFLTTAPKPDLLDDTYLLLGAALYGSQQYGEALKYLQQLQTEFPESEVSDRGKILQARTHAAMGNLDLALPILTSLRTLSKDDVTRREALRLSGDFYAQKKDTIHAIQAWLDEMALGTEDQAEDARTRIREFVNETTDRKPLERIRETFPRSFPGDLASLRLIEVYIGRGEEHQAVRQIQQFLSSFPTHPQAAGTSELLTTLQAKLMAHQFFIASVLPLSGKLAPFATETLNGIQLAMEAHKDKAGVPSIGLIVKDSESDRASFLDDFSGLLSNNRLLAVIGPLLSKHLPVMAELAGRAHTPLITPTATVPNVRRLGSYVFSTSLTYQLQAKRIAAYAIGEQGFRRFCILHPDTAYGRELARLFAQEVRQHEGEVIAIESYKEGEADVSAQLKRMKAEDLKRYGLSVPVDQTKLTGKLTKMDRRILYTPGFDAVFIPGRAADAGLIAAQINFHDMKVPFLGTNGWNSPDFARTADSSIDGAVFVDGFFVDSPNAGVQDFVERYKKRFQTSPTLFAAQGYDAAKLVIDAIRKGATSGEAVRDQLLTQPDLASLTGPAAFGPDGTLNRPLFLMQVKRGRFLQVN, encoded by the coding sequence ATGGCCCGCCCGTTGATCGCGACGCCCCCACAGCGCATCTCGCCCCTCTTGGCATGCCGGTGTCCGGCGCTCGCCCTTGCCTGCGTCCTACTCTGGCCAATAGGGTTCGCATTTAGCCCTGCGGTCCATGCCCAAACGGGAACACCGGCCACAGCGAGCCATCCGACCCTGACCCAAGCGAAACGCCTGATCGATACAGAACGGGCGGAGGAAGCCATCACCCTCCTTCGTCGTTTCCTGACGACCGCTCCGAAACCCGACCTGCTCGACGATACCTATCTCCTGCTCGGCGCAGCCCTCTATGGGTCGCAACAGTATGGTGAGGCCCTCAAATACTTGCAGCAACTACAGACGGAGTTTCCTGAGTCCGAGGTCTCAGACCGCGGCAAGATCCTGCAGGCCCGCACCCATGCGGCAATGGGCAACCTCGACCTGGCGCTCCCCATTCTGACCAGTCTCCGCACCCTCTCAAAAGATGACGTCACCAGACGCGAAGCCCTGCGCCTGAGTGGAGATTTCTACGCGCAAAAAAAAGACACCATCCATGCCATCCAGGCCTGGCTCGATGAAATGGCGTTGGGCACCGAGGACCAAGCGGAAGACGCGAGGACGCGTATCCGCGAGTTCGTCAACGAAACAACGGACCGCAAGCCTCTCGAACGAATCCGGGAAACCTTCCCTCGCAGCTTTCCCGGCGATCTCGCCTCGCTCCGCCTCATCGAGGTCTATATCGGCCGAGGCGAAGAACACCAGGCCGTCCGGCAAATCCAGCAATTTCTTTCCAGCTTCCCGACACACCCGCAGGCGGCCGGCACCTCAGAGCTGCTCACGACGCTCCAAGCCAAACTCATGGCCCATCAGTTCTTCATCGCCTCGGTGTTGCCGCTCTCGGGAAAACTCGCTCCCTTTGCCACCGAAACTCTCAACGGCATTCAGCTGGCCATGGAAGCGCATAAAGACAAGGCCGGCGTCCCTTCGATCGGTCTCATCGTCAAGGATTCTGAATCCGATCGCGCGTCATTTCTAGACGATTTTTCCGGACTCCTGAGCAACAATCGCCTCCTCGCCGTCATCGGCCCGCTCTTGTCCAAACATTTACCAGTCATGGCTGAACTGGCCGGACGAGCCCATACCCCGCTGATCACGCCGACAGCGACCGTCCCCAACGTCAGGCGGCTCGGCTCCTATGTCTTCAGCACCTCGCTCACGTATCAGCTCCAAGCCAAACGCATCGCGGCCTATGCCATCGGGGAACAAGGCTTCCGGCGATTCTGCATCCTGCATCCCGATACGGCCTACGGCCGCGAATTGGCCAGACTGTTCGCCCAAGAGGTACGCCAGCATGAAGGGGAGGTAATCGCCATCGAATCCTACAAAGAGGGCGAGGCCGACGTGAGTGCGCAGCTCAAGCGCATGAAAGCCGAAGATCTCAAACGGTATGGTTTGTCCGTGCCGGTGGATCAGACCAAGCTGACCGGAAAACTGACCAAGATGGACAGGAGGATTCTCTACACGCCAGGCTTCGATGCGGTCTTTATTCCTGGCCGTGCAGCCGACGCCGGGCTTATCGCGGCCCAGATCAACTTCCACGACATGAAAGTGCCCTTCCTCGGCACCAATGGATGGAACTCGCCGGACTTCGCCCGCACGGCCGATTCATCGATCGACGGTGCCGTGTTCGTCGACGGCTTCTTTGTGGATAGCCCCAACGCCGGGGTGCAGGATTTTGTCGAACGATACAAGAAACGATTTCAAACCAGCCCGACCCTCTTCGCCGCACAGGGCTATGACGCCGCAAAACTCGTGATCGACGCCATCCGAAAAGGCGCAACCTCCGGCGAAGCCGTCCGCGATCAACTGTTGACCCAACCGGACCTCGCGTCCCTCACAGGTCCAGCCGCGTTTGGACCGGACGGGACCTTGAATCGACCGCTCTTCCTCATGCAAGTCAAACGAGGCCGATTTCTTCAGGTAAACTGA
- the xerD gene encoding site-specific tyrosine recombinase XerD, protein MAIIEPMMLAPLVERYLRHLRVEGGLSVNTIEAYRRDLSKFHAYVHRTGAVGLQPLTPAMLTGFLRSLQEARLSRASSVRCLSAIRGWFRFLVQERMIEDRPAISLPAITRGVRLPKTLTQQDVTALLDLAAIPTLEDRRDRAMVELLYATGLRVSELVTAEVAQVNLDVGYLRVTGKGSKQRLVPMGEGARQLLQEYVGAARPQLLKQRTSRYLFVSRRGGPLTRQGFWKLLRGRAQRAGITQVISPHMLRHSFATHLLEGGADLRSVQVMLGHANIVTTQIYTHVERGRLKRVHDTCFPRTSRRPGQKR, encoded by the coding sequence TTGGCTATCATCGAACCGATGATGTTGGCCCCGCTGGTCGAGCGATATTTGCGCCATCTTCGAGTAGAAGGTGGTCTCTCCGTCAACACGATCGAAGCCTACCGACGCGACCTGAGTAAGTTCCATGCGTATGTGCATCGCACCGGCGCCGTAGGGCTACAACCGCTTACGCCGGCGATGTTGACGGGATTTCTTCGTTCGTTACAGGAGGCCCGATTGTCTCGTGCCTCCTCCGTCCGCTGTCTGTCGGCAATCCGCGGATGGTTCCGGTTTCTGGTGCAGGAACGAATGATTGAGGACCGTCCTGCCATCAGTTTGCCCGCGATCACTCGCGGCGTGCGTCTGCCCAAAACTCTGACGCAGCAGGATGTCACCGCGTTATTGGATCTGGCCGCAATCCCTACTCTTGAAGACCGGCGTGATCGTGCGATGGTGGAGTTGCTCTATGCGACAGGGCTGCGCGTATCTGAATTGGTGACGGCTGAAGTCGCACAGGTGAATCTTGATGTCGGCTATCTCCGGGTCACGGGCAAGGGGTCGAAGCAGCGTTTGGTGCCGATGGGAGAAGGGGCCAGGCAATTGCTGCAGGAGTATGTGGGGGCAGCGCGGCCGCAGCTCCTCAAGCAACGGACTTCGCGGTATCTGTTTGTCTCAAGACGTGGGGGGCCGCTGACGCGGCAAGGGTTTTGGAAACTACTACGAGGGCGTGCGCAGCGAGCAGGGATCACCCAGGTGATTTCACCGCACATGTTGCGGCATTCGTTTGCCACGCATCTGCTCGAAGGCGGGGCCGATCTTCGTTCCGTGCAGGTCATGCTCGGCCATGCCAATATCGTGACCACGCAGATTTATACACATGTCGAACGGGGACGTCTGAAGCGGGTGCATGACACCTGTTTTCCTCGGACGAGCCGGAGGCCTGGACAGAAAAGATAA
- a CDS encoding MotA/TolQ/ExbB proton channel family protein, with translation MFQTGLSGLVGSLGSVSKIVLLLLLVFSVISWAVIFSKWRAFRIADREDRRFLALLAKTHDLDELYRQVRRIEGSPSAAVFEGVMERVGPGRAEGRNGSSAGPVDQHVIERTAAHLGQSQLSRLETYLPFLATTGNITPFVGLLGTVMGIIDAFREIGTQGTASISAVAPGVAEALVATAAGLFTAIPAVIAYNYFLIRIRNTAFRLDSVTLELLASLATTASKSKPAPVGAQG, from the coding sequence ATGTTTCAGACAGGTCTATCCGGACTGGTCGGCTCGCTTGGTTCGGTGTCAAAAATCGTTCTCTTGCTCCTGCTCGTATTTTCCGTCATTTCCTGGGCTGTAATTTTCTCTAAATGGCGAGCCTTCCGCATCGCCGATCGAGAGGATCGGCGGTTTCTTGCGCTCTTAGCCAAAACACACGACCTCGATGAGTTGTATCGGCAAGTTCGGCGAATCGAGGGGAGTCCCAGTGCTGCTGTGTTCGAAGGTGTGATGGAGCGTGTGGGACCTGGGCGCGCCGAGGGGCGGAACGGCTCCAGTGCGGGACCGGTGGATCAGCATGTAATCGAGCGGACGGCAGCCCATCTCGGGCAAAGCCAGCTCTCGCGGCTTGAGACCTATCTCCCCTTTCTTGCCACAACGGGAAATATTACGCCATTTGTCGGACTCCTCGGGACCGTGATGGGAATCATCGATGCGTTTCGTGAGATCGGCACGCAAGGAACCGCCAGTATTTCCGCTGTCGCGCCTGGCGTGGCGGAGGCCCTCGTCGCGACGGCAGCGGGTCTGTTCACCGCCATTCCCGCCGTTATCGCCTATAATTACTTTCTTATCCGGATTCGCAATACGGCATTCCGGTTGGATTCGGTAACCCTCGAGCTGTTGGCCTCCCTCGCGACTACTGCATCCAAGTCGAAACCTGCTCCGGTCGGAGCTCAAGGATGA
- a CDS encoding biopolymer transporter ExbD yields the protein MTLESRHRRFLAEINVIPLVDVVLVLLVIFMVTAPMLYRGMDIKLPTSATNTIKPEMRTVLTIEKDQRLYLDKDPVGVAQLEQKLKLLKRDHPDVSLYLRADRDVPYGIVVQVMDGVKKAGIEKIGMVTEPAGPEHVTAPQVPRLPPRKN from the coding sequence ATGACCCTTGAGTCTCGGCACCGCCGGTTTCTGGCCGAAATCAATGTGATCCCTCTCGTCGACGTGGTCCTCGTCCTGCTGGTGATTTTCATGGTCACGGCGCCGATGCTGTATCGAGGGATGGATATCAAGCTGCCGACCTCTGCCACGAATACGATCAAGCCGGAAATGCGTACGGTGCTCACGATCGAAAAAGACCAGCGGCTCTATCTCGACAAAGATCCGGTCGGCGTGGCTCAGCTGGAACAGAAATTGAAGCTGTTGAAGCGGGACCACCCCGATGTGTCGCTCTATCTGAGGGCGGATCGCGATGTGCCCTATGGTATCGTGGTTCAAGTGATGGACGGTGTGAAAAAAGCCGGCATCGAGAAGATCGGGATGGTGACGGAGCCGGCCGGTCCCGAGCATGTGACCGCGCCGCAAGTCCCGCGTCTGCCGCCGCGAAAGAATTGA
- a CDS encoding TonB family protein, translating to MTSQTSVQSSLWFDQDESGMNARLKRTLALSFGLHVALLLVITGLRLPSQGERPLTSVEVSLVSLPAPVRPAEPSKPVESVKTADPKPVPAPLVKTMTARAAPSVAPPKGEVRRDLLRDLQLPPDAPKFGDLSPAKKIAAQSQQAAKVKAFDIPRVPDVAPDPDAKPLQRSSVSDDLNRELEEELKKIKQFQPAAKLDILKEVKPSEAQVKPAPQQEAKVSSVKTPDTALKISGTTGSNPYWARVQAVISSHWEPPPIDMAGQAYTMVVKFRLQRDGTIKDVVVQQSSGNAYYDLAGQRAVLKPRMVPAFPADMTDSYKDVEMVFRVGESAG from the coding sequence ATGACGTCCCAGACGTCGGTCCAGTCGAGTCTGTGGTTCGACCAGGACGAATCCGGTATGAACGCTCGCCTCAAGCGAACGCTGGCGTTGTCGTTCGGCCTGCACGTCGCGCTGTTGCTTGTGATCACCGGGCTTAGACTTCCATCACAAGGTGAGCGCCCGCTGACGTCGGTGGAAGTGTCGCTGGTCAGTCTGCCGGCACCTGTGAGGCCGGCCGAGCCGTCGAAGCCGGTTGAGTCAGTGAAAACTGCAGATCCGAAGCCGGTCCCTGCGCCATTGGTTAAGACGATGACCGCACGAGCTGCCCCTTCCGTTGCGCCTCCTAAGGGCGAGGTAAGGAGGGATTTGCTCCGGGATCTTCAGCTCCCGCCGGATGCACCGAAGTTCGGCGATTTGAGCCCTGCAAAAAAAATAGCAGCTCAATCCCAGCAGGCGGCGAAGGTGAAGGCCTTCGATATTCCACGTGTTCCCGATGTGGCGCCGGACCCGGATGCCAAGCCTTTGCAGCGGTCTTCAGTCAGCGACGATTTGAATCGTGAACTGGAAGAAGAGTTGAAGAAGATTAAGCAGTTTCAGCCTGCCGCGAAGCTGGATATCCTGAAAGAGGTGAAGCCGAGCGAGGCGCAAGTGAAACCGGCTCCTCAGCAAGAGGCAAAAGTTTCGTCGGTGAAGACCCCGGATACGGCGCTGAAGATTTCCGGTACGACCGGGTCGAATCCCTATTGGGCTCGCGTGCAGGCTGTCATCAGCAGTCATTGGGAGCCGCCGCCGATCGATATGGCAGGACAGGCCTATACCATGGTTGTGAAGTTTCGGCTCCAGCGGGATGGGACGATCAAGGACGTGGTTGTGCAACAGTCGTCAGGGAATGCCTACTATGATCTGGCAGGCCAGCGGGCCGTGCTGAAGCCGCGTATGGTGCCGGCTTTTCCTGCCGATATGACAGACAGTTATAAGGATGTCGAGATGGTCTTTCGAGTGGGAGAATCGGCCGGATGA